In Pseudomonas fakonensis, one DNA window encodes the following:
- the ilvC gene encoding ketol-acid reductoisomerase, producing MKVFYDKDCDLSIIQGKKVAIIGYGSQGHAQACNLKDSGVDVTVGLRKGSATVAKAEAHGLKVADVATAVAAADLVMILTPDEFQGALYKNEIEPNIKKGATLAFSHGFSIHYNQVVPRADLDVIMIAPKAPGHTVRSEFVKGGGIPDLIAIYQDASGNAKNVALSYAAGVGGGRTGIIETTFKDETETDLFGEQAVLCGGTVELVKAGFETLVEAGYAPEMAYFECLHELKLIVDLMYEGGIANMNYSISNNAEYGEYVTGPEVINEESRKAMRNALKRIQDGEYAKMFISEGATNYPSMTAKRRNNAAHGIEIIGEQLRSMMPWISANKIVDKAKN from the coding sequence ATGAAAGTTTTCTACGATAAAGACTGCGACCTTTCCATCATCCAGGGCAAGAAAGTCGCCATCATCGGCTACGGTTCGCAAGGCCACGCCCAGGCGTGCAACCTGAAGGACTCCGGTGTAGACGTTACCGTCGGTCTGCGTAAAGGCTCGGCCACCGTTGCCAAGGCAGAAGCCCACGGCCTGAAAGTTGCCGACGTGGCCACCGCCGTCGCTGCTGCCGACCTGGTCATGATCCTGACCCCGGACGAGTTCCAGGGCGCTCTGTACAAGAACGAAATCGAGCCGAACATCAAGAAAGGCGCCACCCTGGCCTTCTCCCACGGCTTCTCGATCCACTACAACCAGGTCGTTCCGCGTGCCGACCTCGACGTGATCATGATCGCGCCGAAGGCCCCGGGCCACACCGTTCGCTCCGAGTTCGTCAAAGGCGGCGGCATCCCTGACCTGATCGCCATCTACCAGGACGCTTCGGGCAACGCCAAGAACGTCGCCCTGTCCTACGCCGCAGGCGTTGGTGGCGGCCGTACCGGCATCATCGAAACCACCTTCAAGGACGAGACCGAAACCGACCTGTTCGGTGAGCAAGCCGTTCTGTGCGGCGGTACCGTCGAGCTGGTAAAAGCCGGTTTCGAAACCCTGGTCGAAGCTGGCTACGCGCCGGAAATGGCCTACTTCGAGTGCCTGCACGAGCTGAAGCTGATCGTTGACCTCATGTACGAAGGCGGTATCGCCAACATGAACTACTCGATCTCCAACAACGCCGAGTACGGTGAGTACGTCACCGGCCCAGAAGTCATCAACGAAGAATCCCGCAAGGCCATGCGCAATGCTCTGAAGCGCATCCAGGACGGCGAGTACGCGAAGATGTTCATCAGCGAAGGCGCCACCAACTACCCATCGATGACCGCCAAGCGCCGTAACAACGCCGCCCACGGCATCGAAATCATCGGCGAGCAACTGCGCTCGATGATGCCTTGGATCTCGGCTAACAAGATCGTCGACAAGGCCAAGAACTGA
- a CDS encoding TfoX/Sxy family protein, whose product MNDELQHLKNLGKTSAQWLHAVGIHSASDLRRLGAVGAYQAVRTRGFRASKVLLYAIEGALLDMHWNDLPAERKQALNQQLDAKCPAARAEK is encoded by the coding sequence ATGAACGATGAATTGCAGCACCTGAAAAACCTTGGCAAGACCTCCGCGCAATGGCTGCACGCCGTGGGTATCCACAGTGCATCGGACCTTCGCCGCCTGGGCGCGGTGGGGGCGTACCAGGCTGTGAGAACGCGAGGCTTCCGGGCTTCAAAGGTGTTGTTGTACGCCATCGAAGGCGCCCTGCTGGACATGCACTGGAACGACCTGCCAGCCGAACGCAAGCAGGCGCTCAACCAGCAACTGGATGCAAAGTGCCCTGCAGCACGGGCCGAAAAATAA
- a CDS encoding AAA family ATPase gives MSQALITALQNPALYPHPVEGFQLIETHISWVLLTGEYAYKVKKPMNFGFLDFTSLDQRGHFCREELRLNQRLTEGLYLDVLPITGSADAPQLGGEGEAIEYVLKMRQFPQGQMLNTLQANGELNAGHIDQMARQIAEFHLQAPKVPVDHPLGTPDAVMAPVEQNFEQIRPFLTDKADLQQLDNLQAWAQDSFKRLHGLLEARKANGFIRECHGDIHLGNATLIDGKVVIFDCIEFNEPFRLTDVYADVGFLAMDLEDRGLKCLSRRFISQYLELTGDYQGLELLNFYKAYRALVRAKVALFSMPADADGVQRATTLRTYRNYANLAESYSAIPSRLLAVTHGVSAVGKSHVAMRLVEALGAVRVRSDVERKRLFGEQQQADAGQLQAGIYDADASAATYQRLHELAATVLRAGFPVVLDATYLKAEQRQAAATVASETGVPFLILDCHAPEAVIASWLEQRQAENDDPSDATLEVVKAQQASREALSADELKQSTRVDTQAASSMDQVIEQIRQRLPGL, from the coding sequence GTGAGCCAAGCCCTGATCACCGCGTTGCAGAACCCCGCCCTTTATCCGCACCCGGTCGAAGGCTTCCAGCTCATCGAGACGCATATCTCCTGGGTGCTGCTGACCGGCGAGTACGCCTACAAGGTCAAGAAACCGATGAACTTCGGCTTCCTCGACTTCACCAGCCTCGACCAGCGCGGCCACTTCTGCCGCGAAGAACTGCGCCTGAACCAGCGCCTGACCGAAGGCCTGTACCTGGATGTACTGCCGATCACCGGCAGTGCCGACGCCCCGCAGCTCGGCGGCGAAGGCGAGGCGATCGAGTACGTGCTGAAAATGCGCCAGTTCCCCCAGGGCCAGATGCTCAACACCCTGCAGGCCAACGGCGAGCTGAACGCCGGCCACATCGACCAGATGGCCCGGCAGATTGCCGAATTCCACCTGCAGGCGCCCAAAGTGCCGGTCGACCACCCACTGGGCACCCCGGACGCGGTCATGGCCCCGGTAGAGCAAAACTTCGAGCAGATTCGCCCGTTCCTCACCGACAAGGCCGACCTGCAGCAGCTGGACAACCTGCAGGCCTGGGCCCAGGACAGCTTCAAGCGCCTGCACGGCCTGCTCGAAGCGCGCAAGGCCAATGGTTTCATTCGCGAATGCCACGGTGACATCCACCTGGGCAACGCCACCCTGATCGACGGCAAGGTGGTGATCTTCGACTGCATCGAGTTCAACGAACCGTTCCGCCTGACCGACGTCTACGCCGACGTCGGCTTCCTCGCCATGGACCTCGAAGACCGCGGCCTCAAGTGCCTGTCGCGGCGCTTCATCAGCCAGTACCTGGAGCTCACCGGCGACTATCAAGGTTTGGAGCTGCTGAACTTCTACAAGGCTTACCGCGCTCTGGTGCGGGCCAAGGTCGCCCTGTTCAGCATGCCGGCCGACGCCGACGGCGTGCAGCGCGCCACCACCCTGCGCACCTACCGCAACTACGCCAACCTGGCCGAAAGCTACAGCGCCATCCCGTCGCGCCTGCTGGCCGTCACCCACGGTGTTTCGGCAGTGGGCAAGAGCCACGTGGCCATGCGCCTGGTCGAAGCCCTGGGCGCCGTGCGTGTGCGTTCGGACGTGGAGCGCAAGCGCCTGTTCGGCGAGCAGCAGCAAGCCGACGCCGGCCAGTTGCAAGCCGGTATCTACGATGCTGATGCCAGCGCCGCCACCTACCAGCGCCTGCACGAGCTGGCCGCCACCGTTCTGCGCGCCGGCTTCCCGGTGGTGCTCGATGCCACCTACCTCAAGGCTGAACAGCGCCAGGCTGCGGCAACTGTCGCCAGCGAAACCGGCGTGCCGTTCCTGATCCTCGACTGCCATGCCCCGGAGGCAGTGATCGCCAGCTGGCTGGAACAGCGCCAGGCCGAGAACGACGACCCGTCGGACGCCACCCTCGAGGTGGTCAAGGCGCAACAGGCCAGCCGCGAGGCACTGAGTGCCGACGAGCTCAAGCAAAGCACCCGCGTCGACACCCAGGCCGCCAGCAGCATGGACCAGGTGATCGAGCAGATCCGCCAGCGCCTGCCCGGGCTGTAA
- a CDS encoding ChaN family lipoprotein → MRHLLLCLPISLALAGCHASLAPLPAWQASEGRAHAQLGQIVDLTTGQVLAPEQLVQRLADAPRVLVGEKHDNPDHHALQLWLLRALESRRPQGSLLLEMLQPEQQALVDGLKAPLPADLPKALAWQDGWDWSLYGPIVRHALAQPYPLLAANLLPGEMRDAYRHPVSPPGERSNAPAVLDELREQVRAGHCNLLPESQLPAMLAVQQLRDRRIAERLLAAPQPALLFAGSYHVRKDLGVPLHLADLGAKGQSLVVLLAEVGEEVEPGEADFAWYTAALPEQDYCAQLRRGH, encoded by the coding sequence CAGTGAAGGGCGCGCCCATGCGCAACTCGGGCAGATAGTCGACCTGACTACTGGGCAGGTGCTGGCGCCGGAGCAACTGGTGCAGCGCCTGGCCGATGCACCGCGGGTGCTGGTGGGCGAGAAGCACGACAACCCCGATCACCATGCGCTGCAGCTTTGGCTGCTGCGCGCGCTGGAGAGCCGCCGGCCGCAAGGCAGCCTGTTGCTGGAGATGCTGCAGCCCGAACAGCAGGCTTTGGTGGATGGGCTCAAGGCGCCGTTACCGGCGGATTTACCCAAGGCGCTGGCCTGGCAGGATGGCTGGGACTGGTCGCTGTATGGGCCGATCGTGCGCCATGCGCTGGCGCAGCCTTACCCGCTGCTGGCTGCGAACCTGTTGCCCGGCGAAATGCGTGATGCTTACCGCCACCCTGTGAGCCCACCGGGTGAACGCTCCAACGCGCCTGCCGTGCTGGATGAGTTGCGCGAGCAGGTGCGCGCCGGGCATTGCAACCTGCTGCCCGAAAGCCAACTGCCGGCGATGCTGGCTGTGCAACAGCTGCGTGACCGGCGTATTGCCGAGCGTTTGCTGGCAGCGCCGCAGCCTGCGCTGTTGTTTGCCGGCAGTTATCACGTGCGCAAGGACCTGGGGGTGCCGTTGCACCTGGCAGACCTGGGGGCCAAGGGGCAGAGCCTGGTGGTGCTGTTGGCCGAAGTGGGGGAGGAGGTGGAGCCGGGGGAGGCTGACTTCGCTTGGTACACCGCGGCGTTGCCTGAGCAGGATTACTGCGCGCAGTTGCGCAGGGGGCACTGA
- the pssA gene encoding CDP-diacylglycerol--serine O-phosphatidyltransferase, which translates to MSERPEEPNKPSDAESLLPVDEHVEEGHDAEGRKVRHRGIYLLPNLFTTANLFAGFYSIISSMSAQSALSAGDPREASKYFAFAAIAIFVAMVLDGLDGRVARMTNTQSAFGAEYDSLSDMVAFGVAPALLAFGWALGDMGKVGWMVAFIYVAGAALRLARFNTQVGTADKRYFIGLASPAAAGVVAGTVWAFSDYGIQGSKLSFLVALLVAAAGMLMVSNVKYNSFKELDLKGRVPFVAILAVVLVFAVVFSDPPRILLLIFLAYAISGPVQYLLRTRRRKT; encoded by the coding sequence ATGAGCGAACGTCCCGAAGAGCCGAACAAGCCCTCCGACGCCGAAAGCCTGCTACCAGTCGATGAGCATGTTGAAGAAGGTCACGACGCCGAAGGGCGCAAGGTCCGGCACCGCGGCATCTATCTGCTGCCCAACCTGTTCACCACCGCGAACTTGTTCGCCGGCTTCTATTCCATCATCAGCTCGATGAGCGCGCAGAGCGCCCTGAGTGCCGGTGACCCGCGCGAGGCGAGCAAGTACTTCGCCTTTGCTGCCATCGCGATCTTCGTTGCCATGGTGCTCGACGGCCTCGACGGCCGTGTGGCGCGCATGACCAACACGCAAAGCGCCTTCGGTGCCGAGTACGACTCGCTGTCGGACATGGTCGCCTTCGGTGTGGCGCCGGCGTTGCTGGCGTTTGGCTGGGCGCTGGGTGACATGGGCAAGGTCGGCTGGATGGTCGCCTTCATCTATGTGGCCGGCGCCGCGCTGCGCCTGGCACGCTTCAACACCCAGGTCGGCACCGCCGACAAGCGTTACTTCATCGGCCTGGCCAGCCCGGCTGCGGCAGGTGTGGTAGCCGGTACCGTGTGGGCGTTCAGCGACTACGGTATCCAGGGCTCCAAGCTGTCGTTCCTGGTGGCGCTGCTGGTGGCTGCCGCGGGCATGCTGATGGTCAGCAACGTCAAGTACAACAGCTTCAAGGAACTGGACCTCAAGGGGCGCGTACCCTTCGTGGCCATTCTTGCCGTGGTGCTGGTGTTCGCCGTGGTGTTCAGCGACCCGCCGCGCATTCTGCTGCTGATCTTCCTTGCTTATGCGATTTCTGGCCCGGTGCAGTACCTGCTGCGCACCCGTCGTCGCAAAACCTGA
- the mrcB gene encoding penicillin-binding protein 1B: MTRTRNSRTPKQRPTGRARAWLGWAIKLSLVGLVVIAGFAVYLDATVQEKFSGKRWTIPAKVYARPLELFVGQKLSKNDFLTELDALGYRRESAANGPGAASVNGNTIDINTRGFQFYEGMEPAQFVRVRFSGDYVAGLNGANGGKLDVVRLEPLMIGGIYPKNLEDRILIKIDQVPPYLLETLIATEDRDFYSHFGVSPKSIARAIWVNTSSGAMRQGGSTLTQQLVKNFFLTNERSLSRKLTEAMMAVLLEVHYDKRDILEAYLNEVFVGQDGQRAVHGFGLASQFFFSQPLQELKLHQIALLVGMVKGPSYYNPRRYPERALQRRNLVLDLLAEQGVASQEVVDAAKKMPLGVTKRGSLADSSFPAFLDLVKRQLRQDYRDEDLTEEGLRIFTSFDPILQMKAETAMSETFKRLAGRKGADEVESAMVVTNPETGEVQALIGSRQAGFAGFNRALDASRPIGSLVKPSVYLTALEQPSKYTLTTWVQDEPFSVKGADGQVWRPQNYDRRPHGTIYLYQGLANSLNLSTAKLGLEVGVPNVIKTIGRLGVQVDWPAFPAMLLGAGGMSPIQVATMYQTIANGGFNTPMRGIRSVLTAEGEPLKRYPFQIQQTFDPGSIYLVQNAMQRVMREGTGRSVYNVLPSSLTLAGKTGTSNDSRDSWFSGFSQDLLAVVWLGRDDNGKTPFTGATGALQVWTSFMKKADPLPLDMPQPDNVVQAWIDPHTGQGSDASCPGAVQMPYIRGSEPPVGAACGGEQNPAESVMDWVKGWMN, encoded by the coding sequence ATGACACGTACCCGAAATTCCCGCACCCCCAAACAACGCCCGACCGGCCGCGCCCGCGCCTGGCTGGGCTGGGCAATCAAGCTCAGCCTGGTTGGCCTGGTAGTGATCGCCGGCTTCGCGGTCTACCTCGATGCCACCGTGCAGGAGAAGTTCTCCGGCAAGCGCTGGACCATCCCGGCCAAGGTGTACGCCCGGCCGCTGGAGCTGTTCGTCGGCCAGAAGCTGAGCAAGAACGACTTCCTCACCGAACTCGATGCCCTCGGCTACCGCCGGGAAAGCGCGGCCAACGGGCCGGGTGCGGCGTCGGTCAACGGCAACACCATCGACATCAACACCCGTGGCTTCCAGTTCTACGAGGGCATGGAGCCGGCGCAGTTCGTGCGCGTGCGCTTCTCGGGCGACTATGTGGCCGGGCTCAATGGCGCCAACGGCGGCAAGCTCGACGTGGTGCGCCTGGAGCCGCTGATGATCGGCGGCATCTACCCGAAGAACCTCGAAGACCGGATCCTGATCAAGATCGACCAGGTGCCGCCGTACCTGCTGGAAACCCTGATCGCCACCGAAGACCGCGACTTCTACAGCCACTTCGGCGTGTCGCCCAAGTCGATCGCCCGGGCGATCTGGGTCAACACCTCGTCGGGTGCCATGCGCCAGGGCGGCAGTACCCTGACACAACAGCTGGTTAAGAACTTCTTCCTCACCAACGAGCGTAGCCTCAGCCGCAAGCTGACCGAGGCGATGATGGCGGTGCTGCTGGAGGTTCACTACGACAAGCGTGACATTCTCGAGGCCTACCTCAACGAGGTGTTCGTCGGCCAGGACGGCCAGCGTGCGGTGCACGGCTTCGGTCTTGCCAGCCAGTTCTTCTTCAGCCAGCCGCTGCAGGAGCTGAAACTGCACCAGATCGCCTTGCTGGTGGGCATGGTCAAGGGCCCGTCCTACTACAACCCACGCCGCTACCCCGAGCGCGCGTTGCAGCGCCGCAACCTGGTGCTGGACCTGTTGGCCGAGCAGGGCGTGGCCAGCCAGGAAGTGGTCGATGCGGCGAAGAAAATGCCGCTGGGCGTGACCAAGCGCGGCAGCCTGGCCGACAGCTCGTTCCCGGCCTTCCTCGACCTGGTCAAGCGCCAGCTGCGTCAGGATTACCGCGACGAAGACTTGACCGAAGAAGGCCTGCGCATCTTCACAAGCTTCGACCCGATCCTGCAGATGAAGGCCGAAACCGCCATGAGCGAGACCTTCAAGCGCCTGGCCGGGCGCAAGGGGGCTGACGAGGTGGAATCGGCGATGGTGGTCACCAACCCGGAAACCGGCGAGGTGCAGGCGCTGATCGGCAGCCGCCAGGCGGGCTTTGCCGGCTTCAACCGGGCGCTGGACGCTTCGCGGCCGATCGGCTCGCTGGTCAAGCCGTCGGTGTACCTGACCGCGCTGGAGCAACCAAGCAAGTACACCCTGACCACCTGGGTGCAGGACGAGCCGTTCTCGGTAAAAGGCGCCGATGGCCAGGTGTGGCGACCGCAGAACTACGACCGCCGCCCGCATGGCACCATCTACCTGTACCAGGGCCTGGCCAACTCGCTGAACCTGTCCACCGCCAAGCTGGGCCTGGAAGTGGGCGTGCCGAACGTGATCAAGACCATCGGCCGGCTGGGCGTGCAGGTGGACTGGCCGGCGTTCCCGGCGATGCTGCTGGGTGCTGGCGGCATGTCGCCGATACAGGTGGCGACCATGTACCAGACCATCGCCAACGGCGGCTTCAACACGCCGATGCGCGGCATCCGCAGCGTGCTCACCGCCGAAGGCGAGCCGCTCAAGCGCTACCCGTTCCAGATCCAGCAGACCTTCGACCCGGGTTCGATCTACCTGGTGCAGAACGCCATGCAGCGGGTGATGCGTGAAGGTACTGGCCGCTCGGTGTACAACGTGCTGCCCAGCTCGCTGACTTTGGCGGGCAAGACCGGTACCAGTAACGACTCGCGCGACAGCTGGTTCTCCGGCTTCAGTCAGGACCTGCTGGCGGTGGTGTGGCTGGGCCGCGACGACAACGGCAAGACCCCGTTCACCGGCGCCACCGGTGCGTTGCAGGTGTGGACCAGCTTCATGAAGAAGGCCGACCCGCTGCCGCTGGATATGCCGCAGCCGGACAACGTGGTGCAGGCCTGGATCGACCCGCATACCGGCCAGGGTTCCGACGCCAGCTGTCCGGGAGCGGTGCAGATGCCGTATATTCGCGGCAGCGAACCGCCCGTCGGCGCTGCCTGTGGTGGCGAGCAGAACCCGGCTGAATCGGTCATGGACTGGGTCAAGGGCTGGATGAATTGA
- a CDS encoding acetolactate synthase 3 large subunit, whose translation MELLSGAEMVVRFLRDEGVKHIYGYPGGALLHVYDALFKEPEVEHILVRHEQAATHMADGYARATGKAGVVLVTSGPGATNAITGIATAYMDSIPMVILSGQVPSTMVGTDAFQETDMIGISRPIVKHSFMIKHAAEIPEVLKKAFYLAQSGRPGPVVVDIPKDMTNPAEKFEYIYPKKVKLRSYSPAVRGHSGQIRKAAEMLLAAKRPIVYSGGGVILGGGSEALTEIAKSLNLPVTNTLMGLGGFPGTDRQFLGMLGMHGSYTANLAMHNADVIFAVGARFDDRVVNGPAKFCPNAKIIHIDIDPASISKMIKADVPIVGPVESVLNEMLSILKEIGEQPDKAALDAWWKQIDEWRGDGDLFPYDKGDGSVIKPQHVIETLCEVTHGDAFVTSDVGQHQMFAAQYYRFNKPNRWINSGGLGTMGFGFPAAMGVKLNFPDQDVACVTGEGSIQMNIQELSTCMQYGLPVKIVNMNNGVLGMVRQWQDMAYNGRHSHSYVESLPDFVKLAEAYGHVGIRITSLKDLKPKLEEAFAMKDRLVFIDIAIDRTEHVYPMQIKDGSMRDMWLSKTERT comes from the coding sequence GTGGAGCTCTTATCCGGCGCTGAAATGGTCGTCCGCTTCTTGCGCGACGAAGGCGTTAAGCATATCTACGGGTACCCAGGCGGTGCTCTCCTGCATGTTTACGATGCGCTGTTCAAGGAACCGGAAGTCGAGCACATCCTGGTCCGTCACGAACAGGCTGCTACCCATATGGCGGACGGTTACGCCCGTGCCACCGGCAAGGCCGGCGTGGTACTGGTGACTTCCGGCCCAGGCGCGACCAATGCCATCACCGGTATTGCCACCGCCTACATGGATTCCATTCCGATGGTCATCCTGTCTGGCCAGGTGCCCAGCACCATGGTCGGCACCGATGCCTTCCAGGAAACCGACATGATCGGTATTTCCCGGCCGATCGTGAAGCACAGCTTCATGATCAAGCACGCCGCGGAAATCCCTGAAGTTCTGAAAAAAGCCTTCTATCTTGCGCAGTCTGGTCGTCCTGGCCCGGTCGTGGTCGACATTCCAAAAGATATGACCAACCCGGCCGAGAAGTTCGAGTACATCTACCCGAAAAAGGTCAAGCTGCGTTCCTATAGCCCGGCGGTACGTGGCCACTCCGGCCAGATCCGCAAGGCCGCCGAAATGCTGTTGGCAGCCAAGCGCCCGATCGTCTACTCCGGTGGCGGCGTGATTCTGGGTGGCGGCTCCGAAGCCCTCACCGAGATCGCCAAGTCGCTGAACCTGCCGGTCACCAACACCCTCATGGGCCTTGGTGGCTTCCCGGGTACCGACCGCCAGTTCCTCGGCATGCTCGGCATGCACGGCAGCTACACCGCCAACCTGGCCATGCACAACGCCGACGTGATCTTCGCCGTCGGTGCGCGTTTCGATGACCGCGTGGTCAACGGCCCGGCCAAGTTCTGCCCGAACGCCAAGATCATTCACATCGACATCGACCCTGCGTCGATCTCGAAGATGATCAAGGCCGACGTGCCGATTGTCGGCCCGGTGGAAAGCGTGCTCAACGAAATGCTGAGCATCCTGAAAGAAATCGGCGAGCAGCCTGACAAGGCGGCGCTGGATGCCTGGTGGAAGCAGATCGACGAGTGGCGTGGCGATGGCGACCTGTTCCCTTACGACAAGGGCGACGGCAGCGTGATCAAGCCGCAGCACGTGATCGAGACGCTGTGCGAAGTCACCCACGGTGATGCCTTCGTCACCTCCGATGTGGGCCAGCACCAGATGTTCGCGGCGCAGTACTACCGCTTCAACAAACCTAACCGCTGGATCAACTCCGGAGGCCTGGGCACCATGGGCTTCGGTTTCCCGGCGGCCATGGGCGTGAAGCTGAACTTCCCGGATCAGGATGTAGCCTGCGTCACCGGCGAAGGCAGCATCCAGATGAACATCCAGGAGCTGTCCACCTGCATGCAGTACGGCCTGCCGGTGAAGATCGTCAACATGAACAACGGTGTGTTGGGCATGGTCCGCCAGTGGCAGGACATGGCCTACAACGGTCGCCACTCGCACTCCTACGTCGAGTCGCTGCCGGACTTCGTCAAGCTGGCCGAGGCCTATGGCCATGTGGGTATCCGCATCACCAGCCTGAAAGACCTCAAGCCGAAACTGGAAGAGGCCTTTGCGATGAAGGATCGCCTGGTGTTCATCGACATCGCGATCGACCGTACCGAGCACGTCTACCCGATGCAGATCAAGGACGGCTCGATGCGTGACATGTGGCTGAGCAAGACGGAGCGTACCTGA
- a CDS encoding pentapeptide repeat-containing protein, with protein MNQPRQLDNVLFTLVRDEKIAEFNRVKAAHPSIDFRGGDFRGLDLRELDVKGIDFSDAYFRAADLRGLDLRENGLEGASLAHAQISGTYFPAELSADEILMSVKYGTRMRYRTVR; from the coding sequence ATGAACCAACCCCGTCAGCTGGACAACGTGCTGTTTACCCTGGTTCGCGACGAGAAAATCGCCGAGTTCAACCGGGTCAAGGCCGCGCATCCCTCAATCGATTTTCGTGGCGGCGACTTCCGTGGCCTCGACCTGCGCGAGCTGGACGTGAAGGGCATCGACTTTAGTGATGCGTACTTTCGCGCCGCCGACCTGCGCGGGCTCGACCTGCGCGAGAACGGCCTGGAAGGCGCAAGCCTTGCCCATGCGCAGATCTCCGGCACCTACTTCCCCGCAGAGCTGAGTGCCGATGAAATCCTGATGTCGGTGAAATACGGTACCCGCATGCGCTACCGCACCGTGCGCTGA
- a CDS encoding tetratricopeptide repeat protein produces the protein MNKWWIPALTAVAVLHGCASVPRGNIPVVDSSTRVSNSERVSANRTSAYPTSGGSSQAQSLPEDSGVTVMIPQGSGGSPISTTPISTGPITPGPVSSGPISTNPNPVADEPFDIASMSAPAATPAPTGIPRASSGGLSADEQLDGPVLALLTTAQQQQGSGDFNGAASSLERAQRIAPREPQVLFRLAQVRLSQGDAAQSEQLARRALTYANGRPDLQAQLWNTIAQAREKQGDSAGAALARQKAQVNL, from the coding sequence GTGAACAAGTGGTGGATACCTGCCTTGACCGCGGTGGCCGTGCTGCACGGCTGCGCCAGCGTTCCGCGTGGCAACATCCCGGTGGTGGATTCGAGCACCCGGGTTTCCAACAGCGAGCGCGTCTCGGCCAACCGCACGTCGGCCTACCCGACCAGCGGCGGCAGCAGCCAGGCGCAGTCGCTGCCGGAAGACTCCGGCGTGACCGTGATGATCCCGCAGGGCAGCGGCGGTTCGCCGATCAGCACCACGCCGATCAGCACTGGCCCGATCACCCCGGGCCCGGTCAGCAGTGGCCCGATCAGCACCAACCCCAACCCGGTGGCTGACGAGCCGTTCGACATCGCCTCGATGAGCGCCCCGGCCGCCACCCCGGCGCCGACCGGCATCCCGCGGGCCAGCAGCGGCGGCTTGTCTGCCGACGAGCAGCTCGACGGCCCGGTGCTGGCGCTGCTGACCACCGCCCAGCAGCAGCAGGGCAGTGGCGACTTCAACGGCGCTGCCTCCAGCCTGGAGCGTGCCCAGCGCATCGCCCCGCGCGAGCCGCAGGTGCTGTTCCGCCTGGCCCAGGTGCGCCTGTCGCAAGGGGATGCGGCGCAATCCGAGCAGCTGGCTCGCCGCGCCCTGACCTACGCCAACGGCCGCCCGGACTTGCAAGCGCAGCTGTGGAACACCATCGCCCAGGCCCGCGAGAAGCAGGGTGACAGCGCCGGTGCTGCGCTGGCGCGGCAGAAGGCGCAGGTCAACCTGTGA
- a CDS encoding YqcC family protein, translating to MMEQRILDIADHLLLIERELKVQGWWSDATPSAEALASTVPFAVDSMAFEQWLQWIFLPRMLIILEQGHPLPNASGILVMAETVFTDRPEQSRELRRLLAAFDQLISPSA from the coding sequence GTGATGGAACAGCGCATTCTCGATATCGCCGACCACCTGCTGTTGATCGAGCGCGAGCTCAAGGTGCAGGGCTGGTGGAGCGATGCCACCCCCAGCGCCGAGGCGCTGGCCAGCACGGTGCCGTTCGCGGTCGACAGCATGGCCTTCGAGCAGTGGCTGCAGTGGATCTTCCTGCCGCGCATGCTGATCATTCTCGAGCAGGGGCACCCGCTGCCCAACGCCTCGGGCATCCTGGTGATGGCCGAAACGGTGTTCACCGACCGCCCGGAGCAGAGCCGGGAGCTGCGGCGGCTGTTGGCAGCATTCGATCAATTGATCAGCCCATCCGCCTGA
- the ilvN gene encoding acetolactate synthase small subunit produces the protein MRHIISLLLENEPGALSRVVGLFSQRNYNIESLTVAPTEDPTLSRLTLTTVGHDEVIEQITKNLNKLVEVVKLVDLSESAHIERELMLVKVKATGAQRAEIKRTTDIFRGQIVDVTASVYTVQLSGTSDKLDSFIQAIGTASILETVRSGVTGIARGDKVLSI, from the coding sequence ATGCGGCACATCATCTCCTTGCTGCTGGAAAACGAACCCGGTGCCTTGTCTCGCGTGGTCGGCCTGTTTTCCCAGCGCAACTACAACATCGAAAGCCTGACCGTGGCCCCGACCGAAGACCCGACCCTGTCGCGTCTGACGCTGACCACCGTCGGCCATGATGAGGTGATCGAGCAGATCACCAAGAACCTCAACAAGCTGGTCGAAGTGGTCAAGCTGGTCGACCTGTCGGAGAGCGCCCACATCGAGCGCGAACTGATGCTGGTCAAGGTCAAGGCCACCGGTGCCCAGCGTGCCGAGATCAAGCGCACCACGGATATCTTCCGTGGCCAGATCGTCGATGTGACCGCCAGTGTGTACACCGTGCAACTGAGCGGCACCAGCGACAAACTGGACAGCTTCATCCAGGCGATCGGCACTGCATCGATTCTCGAAACCGTGCGCAGCGGCGTCACCGGCATTGCCCGTGGCGACAAAGTGCTCAGCATCTAA